A genomic region of Fusarium falciforme chromosome 4, complete sequence contains the following coding sequences:
- a CDS encoding 6-phosphogluconolactonase: protein MAKTQPNLFAFPSVDVLAQALRSYVIQSQAAGIARHGAFKVAVSGGSLPKTLAQALLAPSSGPNDVVDFARWEIFFADERAVPLDHDDSNYALLKKELLDKIPEGQKPTVHTINTEHLNDLQELADEYEQTLVASFASRDSVRLPIFDLLLLGCGPDGHTCSLFPGHPLLRETSAWVAPIDDSPKPPPKRITLTLPVVNHAVRVAFVATGGGKKDIMKQIFDTNGGLPCTLVNESTGERCSWFVDEPAVEGVSFPRRAFL, encoded by the coding sequence ATGGCTAAAACACAGCCCAACCTCTTCGCCTTCCCCAGCGTCGACGTCCTCGCCCAGGCTCTTCGCTCATATGTCATCCAGAGCCAGGCCGCGGGCATCGCCCGTCACGGCGCCTTCAAGGTTGCCGTCTCTGGCGGTTCCCTCCCAAAGACCCTCGCCCAGGCCCTCCTCGCCCCCTCCTCAGGCCCCAACGACGTCGTCGATTTCGCTCGCTGGGAGATCTTCTTCGCCGACGAGCGCGCTGTTCCCCTCGACCACGACGATTCCAACTATGCCCTTCTCAAGAAGGAGCTTCTGGACAAGATCCCCGAGGGTCAGAAGCCCACTGTCCACACAATCAACACTGAGCACCTGAACGACCTTCAGGAGCTCGCCGACGAGTACGAGCAGACCCTCGTCGCTAGCTTCGCCAGCCGCGACTCGGTTCGCCTGCCCATCttcgacctcctcctcctcggctgcGGCCCCGACGGCCACACCTGCTCTCTCTTCCCCGGCCACCCTCTGCTTCGCGAGACCAGTGCCTGGGTTGCTCCCATCGACGACTCCCCCAAGCCTCCCCCGAAGCGCATTACTCTCACCCTCCCCGTCGTCAACCACGCTGTTCGCGTCGCCTTTGTTGCCACGGGTGGCGGCAAGAAGGATATCATGAAGCAGATCTTTGATACCAACGGTGGCCTGCCCTGCACCCTTGTCAACGAGTCCACCGGCGAGCGCTGCAGCTGGTTCGTCGACGAGCCTGCCGTCGAGGGCGTCAGCTTCCCTCGGAGGGCCTTCCTATGA
- a CDS encoding MYND-type zinc finger protein samB has translation MDTAARNEKLLDRRSQLTEGLVSLPYDLILYLERAVVHSDLGYPDLAAGDAYRALLLADEVLNEGFEYHDQALESLQMHTAVPLPDVLVHGNLPEDELHDSQGDSEGDDVVRRLATLASVRAYQILSLGLLLCGSLKSAASFCQRGLQLCPSNRELLDTKNNINTVARRRLRRDDVDIDYPNLPDGGLVRREVYPWNDHEPDRFSAESLTDLNEHLSQMAPKCAVEVATLPILLEGASSTDDYEIIPTCKQLGVFAKEDIAPGEVVLREYSLLTANNRLKDSICDACSSDLPPLGSENEPVSCDECYDTVFCTQYCHDQAMERYHPAVCEKDVDAIAKDPDAFEADETLYLLLLSRVLAIAAHEEVHPLDVREVKYIWGDFVPTRTNDINVSPNAGPPPEWTLPFSFKYSIETPLHVLEKMDIDIYASLAEYDLWVLNTLYAKFRGTASARKNPRDGRPDVAAVHPYWCLANHDCDPNVTWEWGGRMVLEARRERVLDGRPGGIKRGEEILNHYCDVNLPVQQRREWARGSLGGWCMCKRCRDEAAASDSKHEA, from the coding sequence ATGGACACGGCGGCTCGGAACGAGAAGCTGTTGGACCGTCGGTCGCAGCTAACCGAAGGGCTCGTCAGCCTGCCCTATGACCTGATCTTGTACCTGGAGCGGGCGGTTGTCCACTCGGATCTAGGATATCCGGACCTGGCTGCCGGCGATGCATATCGCGCCTTGCTTCTTGCCGACGAGGTTCTCAACGAAGGGTTCGAATACCATGACCAGGCTCTAGAGTCTCTGCAGATGCACACTGCAGTCCCCCTCCCTGATGTGCTGGTCCACGGTAACCTCCCAGAGGATGAGCTGCATGACTCCCAGGGAGATTCAGAGGGAGACGACGTGGTTAGGCGCCTGGCCACCTTGGCCTCGGTCCGTGCCTATCAGATCCTGTCTCTcggtcttcttctttgcggATCTCTCAAAAGTGCCGCCAGCTTCTGCCAGCGTGGCCTCCAGCTCTGTCCTTCGAACCGAGAGCTGCTCGATACTaagaacaacatcaacacggTAGCTCGCCGGAGACTCCGCCGCGACGATGTCGACATCGACTACCCCAACCTCCCCGACGGCGGTCTCGTTCGCCGTGAGGTGTATCCCTGGAACGACCATGAGCCTGATCGATTCTCGGCCGAGTCGCTTACGGACCTGAATGAGCACTTGAGCCAAATGGCCCCCAAGTGCGCAGTCGAGGTTGCTACCCTGCCCATCTTGCTCGAAGGAGCCAGCAGTACCGACGACTACGAGATTATCCCGACGTGCAAGCAGCTCGGGGTCTTCGCCAAGGAGGACATTGCCCCTGGCGAGGTGGTTCTCAGGGAATATTCCCTCCTAACTGCCAATAACCGCTTGAAAGACTCCATCTGCGACGCCTGCAGCTCCGATTTGCCGCCACTCGGCAGTGAGAATGAACCTGTCAGCTGCGACGAATGTTACGACACTGTCTTTTGCACCCAGTACTGCCACGATCAAGCCATGGAGCGATATCACCCTGCCGTCTGCGAAAAGGACGTTGATGCAATCGCCAAGGACCCTGACGCTTTCGAGGCTGACGAGACCCTGtacctgctgctgctgtcccGTGTGCTGGCGATTGCAGCCCACGAGGAGGTTCACCCCCTGGACGTCCGCGAGGTCAAATACATCTGGGGCGACTTTGTGCCAACCAGAACCAACGACATCAACGTCTCGCCAAACGCCGGCCCTCCGCCCGAATGGACCCTTCCGTTCTCGTTCAAGTATAGCATCGAGACACCGCTCCATGTGCTCGAGAAGATGGACATTGATATCTACGCCTCCCTCGCCGAGTATGATCTCTGGGTGCTCAACACCCTGTATGCCAAGTTCCGCGGCACTGCGTCAGCCCGCAAGAACCCCCGGGACGGCCGCCCAGATGTGGCCGCCGTCCACCCTTATTGGTGCCTTGCGAATCACGACTGCGACCCCAACGTCACCTGGGAATGGGGCGGCCGCATGGTGCTCGAGGCCAGGCGAGAACGTGTGCTGGATGGCCGACCGGGGGGCATCAAGCGTGGAGAAGAGATCTTGAACCACTACTGTGACGTAAACTTGCCCGTGCAGCAGCGTCGAGAATGGGCACGAGGCAGCCTGGGCGGCTGGTGCATGTGTAAGCGTTGTCGGGATGAGGCTGCTGCAAGCGATTCGAAGCACGAGGCTTGA
- a CDS encoding Rab-GAP TBC domain-containing protein, which produces MRPLEELLPRWRETQVHGAHLGDLQRAVRYNGPSSPCISGCRSVCWKTFLLSTAAEGLSWSQTLDEGRRLYTERREHFLKYIKHPETLAELSIDPLTDDPASPWNTVRQDEIIRAEILQDVQRLPDEASYHEDETQAMILDILFMYCKLNPERGGYRQGMHELLAPILHVIQQDTLDPATIPSDASLEDALIKTLDASFVEHDAFILFSRLMEHAQSFYEVKDSIATSGTPLRSSKFPEQSSTIVERSRFIHEVCLQKVDPELAAHLTNIEILPQIFLIRWIRLLFSREFPFEQFLVLWDTIFAVDASLDLIDLICVAMLIRIRWDLLEADYSVCLQLLLKYPAPSPSHGPHTFADDALYLREHLSASGGASLIMKYTGRMPAVSSPSQNSRAATPSFRAFNSLRQRGLGSRSQIPSPSRFIQQQGGMEALFQGAAKGAKGVFERGEKLGINQAVRDAMGEIRRNINEARSTPRSPRQIMSEEGAAKSLAALERRNQQLAAMLDETVNNLKAVSASNLEDKTKSLDLIEVAAAKVQFVKIYLEDSSMEVPVLESPPSEESPREVVVAETTIVQPDPIPPMEAEVDISGLRIVEPVPTPREEEAPNNPDRMDTSGDGPNPDSATKAAGVEVRPSPVPTRSTLAQSSFSWMLEPDQSAPSKSSASSAKSPPLQHKKKMSNSTRREKNAFLFGEVTESRNPLRSDEIFGLEPLTKTKDEP; this is translated from the exons ATGAGGCCTCTGGAAGAGTTGCT GCCGAGATGGCGTGAGACTCAAGTTCACGGCGCTCATCTTGGCGACCTGCAACGAGCCGTTCGATATAATGGGCCTTCCAGTCCATGCATATCGGGATGTCGCTCTGTGTGCTGGAAG ACTTTTCTACTGTCCACTGCAGCTGAGGGCTTGAGCTGGTCTCAAACCCTCGATGAGGGAAGACGCCTCTATACTGAGCGGCGGGAGCACTTTCTCAAGTACATCAAGCACCCAGAGACCCTAGCTGAACTCAGCATAGACCCTCTAACAGATGATCCTGCT TCTCCTTGGAACACCGTTCGCCAGGATGAGATTATCCGCGCCGAGATCCTGCAGGATGTCCAAAGACTTCCGGATGAAGCATCATATCATGAAGATGAAACCCAGGCCATGATTCTGGACATCCTTTTCATGTACTGCAAACTTAACCCTGAGCGAGGCGGTTATCGACAAGGCATGCACGAGCTTCTCGCCCCTATTCTGCATGTCATCCAGCAGGACACCTTGGACCCGGCGACCATACCATCGGACGCCTCTCTCGAAGATGCTCTCATCAAGACTTTGGATGCTTCCTTCGTCGAGCACGACGCTTTCATCCTCTTTTCCAGGTTAATGGAACATGCGCAATCATTTTACGAGGTTAAGGACTCTATCGCGACATCAGGAACCCCTTTGCGATCCTCCAAGTTCCCTGAACAAAGCTCTACTATCGTCGAAAGAAGCAGGTTCATTCATGAGGTATGCCTTCAAAAGGTGGACCCGGAACTCGCTGCACATCTCACCAATATCGAGATATTGCCGCAAATCTTTCTTAT TCGATGGATCCGGTTACTTTTCAGCAGAGAATTTCCGTTCGAGCAGTTTCTGGTCCTATGGGATACGATATTCGCTGTTGACGCATCACTAGATTTGATAGACCTCATCTGTGTTGCCATGCTAATCCGCATTCGATGGGATT TATTAGAAGCGGATTACTCCGTCTGCCTTCAGCTGCTCTTGAAATATCCCGCCCCCTCGCCATCTCACGGCCCTCATACGTTTGCTGATGATGCCCTGTATCTCCGCGAGCATCTCAGCGCATCTGGCGGAGCGTCTCTGATCATGAAGTATACTGGAAGGATGCCGGCTGTATCATCGCCCTCTCAGAACTCGCGAGCAGCTACCCCAAGCTTCCGTGCCTTCAACTCGCTCAGGCAACGAGGACTTGGATCCAGGTCACAAATACCTTCGCCGTCTCGGTTTATTCAGCAGCAAGGCGGCATGGAGGCGCTGTTCCAAGGAGCAGCCAAAGGAGCAAAGGGGGTGTTTGAAAGGGGCGAAAAACTCGGCATCAACCAGGCGGTTAGAGATGCTATGGGAGAAATCAGACGCAACATCAACGAGGCCAGATCAACTCCCAGGTCTCCACGACAGATAATGAGCGAGGAGGGGGCGGCCAAAAGTCTTGCTGCGCTGGAGAGGCGCAACCAGCAGCTGGCTGCCATGCTTGACGAGACGGTCAACAACCTCAAGGCAGTGTCAGCTTCAAACCTGGAAGATAAGACCAAGAGCCTCGACCTCATTGAGGTTGCGGCCGCCAAGGTCCAGTTTGTCAAGATCTACCTAGAAGATTCTTCCATGGAAGTTCCAGTACTGGAGTCCCCGCCGTCTGAGGAGAGCCCCAGGGAAGTGGTGGTGGCAGAGACGACTATTGTCCAGCCAGACCCAATCCCTCCGATGGAAGCGGAAGTGGACATCTCCGGTCTTCGGATTGTTGAACCGGTCCCAACCCCCcgggaggaagaagcaccAAACAACCCTGATCGTATGGATACATCTGGTGACGGTCCGAATCCAGATTCTGCCACCAAGGCTGCTGGGGTAGAAGTACGGCCATCTCCTGTCCCGACTCGATCAACACTGGCACAGTCCTCCTTCTCATGGATGCTGGAGCCAGACCAATCCGCTCCCTCGAAATCTTCAGCGTCATCAGCAAAGTCACCACCACTTCAgcacaagaagaagatgtccAACAGCACTAGGCGCGAGAAGAATGCCTTCCTGTTCGGGGAGGTTACCGAGAGCCGCAACCCTCTTCGCTCGGATGAGATATTCGGGCTGGAACCTCTCACCAAGACGAAAGATGAACCGTAA
- a CDS encoding MFS domain-containing protein, translating into MTGSLTSGRASAPSETSPLLGDRNSGDAINEDAGNGRVNGNHVQEPVKAKMHLILPAVGIGVYMVAIDQLLTVATYAKIGNELNALNNTSWIATAYFLTLTSFQPLYGKLSDIFGRKPCLLFAYTIFALGCLGCGLAQSMVQLCAARAVAGIGGGGMNAVVSILLSDLVPLRERGMWQGCINILWAAGTSTGAPLGGLLADSVGWRWSFLGQVPLCFVAFIAVYFVLDLPPVSHDHWLTKVRQIDFLGAFTLVIAVVALLAGLDSGSNLGWSHIITIVALSLVPVFFGLFLFVEMKVASNPFAPGHIIFDRSLFACYLVNFFGVAGQMAILFFMPLFFQAVQGLTATQSGALLVPGMIAGVIASLLGGWIIKRTEKFYAITVSAYALLFVAALPLGLSVWFRSTTGEVVGLVATSLGAGCGITTTLVGLLANAAVEDTAVVVACSYLFRSLGSSIGISTGSAVLQQVLRTQLASRLPNGDEAREIEENVRQSLDYIKELPPHLAAQVRSSYQVATLGALALITIYLAVSFLTAFWIKERPLKR; encoded by the exons ATGACGGGCAGTTTAACGTCTGGCAGAGCTTCAGCTCCGTCCGAGACTTCACCGCTCCTCGGAGACCGCAACAGCGGCGATGCTATCAATGAGGACGCAGGAAATGGCCGAGTGAACGGCAATCATGTCCAGGAGCCCGTCAAGGCAAAAATGCACCTCATCCTTCCGGCAGTGGGCATCGGT GTCTATATGGTTGCAATTGACCAGTTACTGACCGTAGCAACGTATGCCAAGATTGGAAACGAGCTGAACGCtctcaacaacaccagctGGATTGCCACAGC CTACTTTCTCACTCTCACAAGCTTCCAGCCTCTCTACGGCAAGCTCAGCGACATCTTTGGCCGGAAGCCTTGCCTTCTCTTCGCTTACACCATCTTTGCCCTTGGCTGCCTCGGCTGCGGTCTTGCACAGTCCATGGTGCAGTTGTGCGCCGCTCGGGCCGTTGCAGGCATTGGTGGAGGCGGCATGAACGCTGTGGTTTCTATCCTTCTGAGTGACCTTGTGCCACTGAGGGAGCGCGGAATGTGGCAGGGTTGCATCAACATTCTCTGGGCTGCTGGGACATCGACAGGAGCGCCTCTAGGAGGTCTGCTGGCTGACTCGGTtggttggcgatg GTCGTTCCTTGGACAAGTTCCGCTGTGCTTTGTTGCCTTCATCGCCGTCTACTTCGTCCTCGATCTCCCACCGGTATCGCACGACCATTGGCTCACCAAAGTACGCCAGATTGACTTTCTAGGTGCCTTCACCCTCGTCATCGCCGTAGTCGCCCTGCTTGCTGGCCTGGACTCTGGCTCCAACTTGGGCTGGTCacacatcatcaccatcgttGCGCTGTCTCTCGTTCCAGTCTTCTTCGGGCTCTTTCTCTTTGTTGAGATGAAGGTCGCCTCTAATCCATTTGCTCCCGGTCACATCATCTTCGACCGCAGTTTGTTCGCGTGCTACCTCGTCAACTTTTTTGGTGTGGCGGGCCAGATGGcaatcctcttcttcatgccTCTGTTCTTCCAGGCCGTTCAGGGACTAACTGCTACTCAAAGCGGTGCACTGCTTGTCCCGGGCATGATTGCTGGCGTGATTGCTTCGCTCCTCGGTGGATGGATTATCAAGCGAACCGAAAAGTTCTACGCAATCACTGTGTCTGCGTATGCGTTATTGTTCGTTGCAGCCTTGCCTCTGGGGCTGTCTGTTTGGTTCAGGTCAACCACCGGAGAGGTTGTTGGCCTAGTCGCCACTTCTCTTGGAGCTGGTTGTG GCATCACAACGACACTTGTGGGTCTCTTGGCCAATGCCGCTGTCGAAGACACAGCTGTAGTCGTTGCGTGCTCGTATCTCTTCCGCTCTCTCGGCTCTAGCATCGGTATCAGCACTGGATCTGCCGTCCTCCAACAGGTACTCCGAACCCAGCTGGCCTCTCGACTCCCCAACGGCGACGAGGCCCGTGAGATAGAGGAGAATGTGCGACAGAGCTTGGATTATATCAAGGAACTCCCGCCTCACCTCGCCGCTCAGGTCCGTTCGAGCTACCAGGTGGCGACGCTTGGAGCTCTGGCGTTGATCACGATATACCTTGCTGTATCGTTTTTGACGGCATTCTGGATTAAGGAGAGACCCCTCAAAAGGTAA